Proteins encoded together in one Triticum dicoccoides isolate Atlit2015 ecotype Zavitan chromosome 7B, WEW_v2.0, whole genome shotgun sequence window:
- the LOC119340291 gene encoding uclacyanin 1-like → MAAATRALLVAAVIAAALFGTALGATYTVGAPAGSWDLRTNYTQWTSTIRFYTGDALRFQYPAAAHNVVEVTKTAYDNCSSSSPVATFSSGNDVIPLAAVGTRYFICGLPGHCAGGMKVQVNVQSKVVRCRRRGARQRCTQTTPQPNSAAQAGAQPVVALGLAAVVAGLMLLNLY, encoded by the coding sequence ATGGCGGCTGCTACCAGGGCTCTCCTTGTTGCCGCAGTGATCGCAGCGGCGCTGTTCGGCACGGCGCTCGGCGCCACCTACACAGTCGGCGCACCGGCCGGGTCGTGGGACCTCCGGACAAACTACACCCAatggacttccaccatcaggtTCTACACCGGCGACGCGCTCCGGTTCCAGTACCCCGCTGCGGCGCACAACGTGGTGGAGGTGACCAAGACGGCCTACGACAACTGCAGCAGCTCTAGTCCCGTCGCCACGTTCTCGAGCGGCAACGACGTCATCCCGCTCGCCGCCGTCGGGACCCGGTACTTCATCTGCGGCCTGCCGGGGCACTGCGCCGGTGGCATGAAGGTACAGGTCAACGTCCAGTCCAAGGTAGTGAGATGCCGAAGGAGAGGGGCGAGGCAGCGGTGCACACAGACAACGCCACAGCCGAACTCGGCGGCTCAGGCTGGTGCTCAGCCTGTGGTAGCGCTCGGGCTGGCCGCCGTCGTGGCTGGTTTGATGCTTCTCAATCTCTACTAG
- the LOC119340766 gene encoding uclacyanin 1-like — translation MASATRALLVAAVTAAALFGTALGATYTVGAPAGSWDLRTNYTQWTSTIRFYTGDELRFQYPAAAHNVVEVTRTAYYNCSSSSPVATFPSGNGVIPLAAVGTRYFICGVPGHCAGGMKVQVNVQSKVVRCRGRGARQRCTQTTPQPSSAAQAGAEPVLALGLAAVVGGLMLLY, via the coding sequence ATGGCGTCTGCTACCAGAGCTCTCCTTGTTGCCGCAGTGACCGCGGCGGCGCTGTTCGGCACGGCGCTCGGTGCCACCTACACAGTCGGCGCACCGGCCGGGTCGTGGGACCTCCGGACAAACTACACCCAatggacttccaccatcaggtTCTACACCGGCGACGAGCTCCGGTTCCAGTACCCCGCTGCGGCGCACAACGTGGTGGAGGTGACAAGGACGGCCTACTACAACTGCAGCAGCTCTAGTCCCGTCGCCACGTTCCCGAGCGGCAACGGCGTCATCCCGCTCGCCGCCGTCGGGACCCGGTACTTCATCTGCGGCGTGCCCGGGCACTGCGCCGGTGGCATGAAGGTACAGGTCAACGTCCAGTCCAAGGTAGTGAGATGCCGAGGGAGAGGGGCGAGGCAGCGGTGCACACAGACAACGCCACAGCCGAGCTCGGCGGCTCAGGCTGGGGCTGAGCCTGTGCTAGCGCTCGGGCTGGCCGCCGTCGTGGGTGGTTTGATGCTTCTCTACTAG